The DNA region ATTTATAGTTTTTATTTCTTCCGTGTGGTTTAGTACAAAGGTAAAAGTTTTTCCATCTTTTACCCTTTGAGTTATTTCTAATCCATATGGAACATCTTTTAAGATAGGCTCTATATTATGTGTTTTTGATAAATATTTTACAAATTCTTTCAAAAAATCCTTCGATGGGAATGTGCCAATATAGTACGCATATCCTTCCCCATATTTGTTTACCGTTATACACGGATATCCTTGATAATAATCTTTACTGTAAACTCCAATGGCTTTAGCATTATTACTTTCCAAGTGAATTACGTCAAATACTAAATTGCATTCATACTTTTCTTTTGAAAATTCTTTTTTGAACTCATCTTGTATTATAATTTCATTTTTCATTTCAGGAGGAAGGGCATCAAATTCTTCTACCCAAATTCCAAGAACATCTCTTAAAGGCTTAGGATATCCACCAATATAAACTAAATCATTTTCATTTACAAGTCCACTTAAGGTTGTGGTTATAAAAATTCCACCTTTTCTAACATAATTCTTTATTTTTTCTGCCCATTCTTCTTTTACCATATATAAAAGAGGAGCAACAATTAATTTATATTTTTCAAAGTTGTCTTCTACTCCTATCACATCCACCCCTAAGGTATTTTCAAAGATGGCTCTAAAATATTTTTCAACTCCTTCTACATAATTTATGGCAGTACTTGGACCTTGAGAATTTTCAAGAGCCCACCAATTTTCCCAATCAAAAACTACCGCTGTTTGAGATTTTACTCTACTTCCAAGGATAGTATCTCCTAATTTTTTAAGTTCTTCCCCTAATTCTTTTACTTCTTTAAAAACCCTTGTATTTTCGTGTCCTGCATGAGATATTACCGCACCATGGAATTTTTCTGGTCCACCCCTTGATTGTCTTAACTGAAAGAACATTACAGTATCTGCTCCTTGTGCTATGGCCTGATAGCTCTGAAGCCTCATTACTTTTGGCCTTTTTATATAGCAGTAAGGTTGCCAGTTAGTTTGGCTTGGGGTTTGTTCCATAAGCATAAAGGGTTCACCTTGCTTTAATCCCCTCATAAGGGAGTGCCTAAAGGCGATGTTTACGTAATCATCGGTAAGGTATGGATAACTATCCCAGGAAACTACATCCATATGTTTTGCCCATTCAAAGTAATTAAGGGGTTTAAAGGCACCCATAAGATTTGTGGTTACAGGTATATTAGGGTTATATTTTTTGATGATATTGTATTCGTTGAGATAACATTCTAAGATACTTTCCGACATAAAGCGATAATAATCAAGAACCATTCCTTGGGCTACTGTGGATAATTTTCCTGTCCACCAATGATGAAACATTACGCTTCTTAGAGTAGGTGCATTAATCTCATTCCAATCATAAAAGGTCTGACTCCAGAAGGTAGTGTACCATCTTTTGTTAAGTTCTTCTAAGGTTCCATATTTCTTTTTTAGCCAATCTCTAAATTCCTTCACACAATTTTCACAGAAACAATAAGTCCCATATTCGTTAGCTATATGCCATGCTACTATTCCTGGATGGTTAGCATATCTTTCGGCAAGTTTTTCTACAAGTTTTCCTGCAAAATACCTATATATTTTGCTGTTAGGACAAAAATTTACTCTTCCTCCATGTTCTCTCTTATGCCCGTTAATGTCCACAGGAAGAATTTCAGGATATTTTACCGACATCCAATGGGGTTGAGAAGCTGTTGAAGTTGCAAGACATATATGAATACCATTTTCCCATAAATTGTTTATGATTTCATCAAGCATAGAGAAGTCATATATATCTTCTGATGGTTGTAAAAGTGCCCAGGAGAAAACGTTCACTGTGGCAATATTTATGTTTGCAAGCTTAAAAAGTCTTACATCTTCTTTCCATACTTCTTTGTCCCATTGCTCAGGATTGTAGTCTCCACCATACCAAATGTAGGGCAGTTTCGGATTTATCATAAAAAATACCTCCTCGTTTTTTTTATATATGATTATTATGATAGAGCAAAGTATGTTTTGATGTAAAGCTTTTCTTTATTGTTTCATGGAACCTAAGATGCTTTGTATAAAGTAATTTTGTAAGGTAAAGAATACAATAATCATTGGTAAAGTAGCTATAACTACAGCAGTCATTATTACGCCAAAATCTGGCGTGTAGCCAGAGGCTAATGTGGATATAAGTAAGGTCATAGTTTTCTTCTCTTCGCTCTGTAGAATTACTAAGGGCCAAAGGTAAGAATTCCAGCTATTCATAAATGCCCAAATAGCACCTGCTGCATAAGCAGATCTCATAGAAGGAAAAACAATAGAGAAAAATATTTGTAATTCGTTTGCTCCATCAACTCTTGCTGCCATGATAATTTCTTTTGGATACATCTTGAAATTTTGTCTAAAGAAGAAGATAAGGAATACTGAGGAAAGCATGGGTAGGATAACTCCCCAATGGGAGTCAATAAGATTGAAGGAGGTCATCAATTTAAAGAGTGGAACCATGAGAGCTGCAAAGGGAATCATCAGGGTTCCAAGGATTATAGAGTATATTTTTTCTCTAATGTTGGATGCATAGATTTCAAATCCATAGGCTGCTAAGGAGGAAATCAATAAAGCACCCACAGTAACTATTAATGATATCTTTAGAGAATTTATGAGAATTTTTCCTAAATTATAACTTGCTAAAAGATTTTGAAAATTTTCTAATAGATTGTTTCCAAAAGTAAACTTGCCTCTCAAAATATCTACTGATTTATTAGTAGTTCCGATGATCATCCATATAAATGGAAAAAGAGAGATAAAAGATACTATTATGAGAAATAAATAAGTAAAAATAGTACTTGTTTTTAACCTTTTCATTCTCTTTCACCTACCGTTCTTAATTGGATGAAGGATAAAATAGCAACAATTAAAACTAAAATATAAGAGACTGCTGAGGCATAACCAAAGTTTGGTGCATACTTAAAGCAAATATTATAAATATATACCGAAGGAGTAAGAAGTGAGTTTCCTGGTCCTACACTTGATCCGGTAACTACACCTGCTGCAAGGTTCATAGGTTCATCAAAAAGTTGTAAAGTACCTATAGTGGACATTATAGATGTAAATATGATAATTGGTTTGAGCAGAGGAATAGTGATTTTAAAAAATTGAACAGATTTGTTTGCACCATCTATTTCTGCTGCTTCATATATCTCGGTAGGGATGTTTTGAAGGCCAGCAAGATAAAAAATCATATTATAGCCTGTCCATCTCCATGTAAGCGCAAAAATTAAAGTTACCTTTGCCCAAAAAGGATCCAAAAGCCATGGAATAGGCTTAGATATTAGTCCTAAGGAGATTAAAAATCTATTTATCAGGCCGTCGGTGGTAAACATCATTTTAAAAAGCACTGTATAAGCTACTAAAGAGGTTACTGCAGGAAGAAAAATAGCGGTTCTAAAAAATCCATTAAACTTTATCTTCTGATTATTCAATATGACAGCAAGAATTAAAGCTAAGAAAAGCATTATAGGAACTTGAATTATTAAAATGATAAGAGTGTTTTTAAGAGCAAGGATAAAATTTGAGTCTTTAATTAGTCTTAGGTAATTTCCAAAGCCGACAAAAGTTTGAACTATTCCTCTTGTGGTAAAAGTAGAAAGATATAAAGAGTAAAAAATAGGATATAAAAGAAAAAGAGTTAATAAGAATAAAGCAAATATGACAAATAACCAT from Dictyoglomus turgidum DSM 6724 includes:
- a CDS encoding beta-galactosidase; translation: MINPKLPYIWYGGDYNPEQWDKEVWKEDVRLFKLANINIATVNVFSWALLQPSEDIYDFSMLDEIINNLWENGIHICLATSTASQPHWMSVKYPEILPVDINGHKREHGGRVNFCPNSKIYRYFAGKLVEKLAERYANHPGIVAWHIANEYGTYCFCENCVKEFRDWLKKKYGTLEELNKRWYTTFWSQTFYDWNEINAPTLRSVMFHHWWTGKLSTVAQGMVLDYYRFMSESILECYLNEYNIIKKYNPNIPVTTNLMGAFKPLNYFEWAKHMDVVSWDSYPYLTDDYVNIAFRHSLMRGLKQGEPFMLMEQTPSQTNWQPYCYIKRPKVMRLQSYQAIAQGADTVMFFQLRQSRGGPEKFHGAVISHAGHENTRVFKEVKELGEELKKLGDTILGSRVKSQTAVVFDWENWWALENSQGPSTAINYVEGVEKYFRAIFENTLGVDVIGVEDNFEKYKLIVAPLLYMVKEEWAEKIKNYVRKGGIFITTTLSGLVNENDLVYIGGYPKPLRDVLGIWVEEFDALPPEMKNEIIIQDEFKKEFSKEKYECNLVFDVIHLESNNAKAIGVYSKDYYQGYPCITVNKYGEGYAYYIGTFPSKDFLKEFVKYLSKTHNIEPILKDVPYGLEITQRVKDGKTFTFVLNHTEEIKTINIGSKRKDLLSGKEFEGLIDIHPREVLILEG
- a CDS encoding carbohydrate ABC transporter permease, which translates into the protein MKRLKTSTIFTYLFLIIVSFISLFPFIWMIIGTTNKSVDILRGKFTFGNNLLENFQNLLASYNLGKILINSLKISLIVTVGALLISSLAAYGFEIYASNIREKIYSIILGTLMIPFAALMVPLFKLMTSFNLIDSHWGVILPMLSSVFLIFFFRQNFKMYPKEIIMAARVDGANELQIFFSIVFPSMRSAYAAGAIWAFMNSWNSYLWPLVILQSEEKKTMTLLISTLASGYTPDFGVIMTAVVIATLPMIIVFFTLQNYFIQSILGSMKQ
- a CDS encoding carbohydrate ABC transporter permease encodes the protein MKITYKRYLDLWGWLFVIFALFLLTLFLLYPIFYSLYLSTFTTRGIVQTFVGFGNYLRLIKDSNFILALKNTLIILIIQVPIMLFLALILAVILNNQKIKFNGFFRTAIFLPAVTSLVAYTVLFKMMFTTDGLINRFLISLGLISKPIPWLLDPFWAKVTLIFALTWRWTGYNMIFYLAGLQNIPTEIYEAAEIDGANKSVQFFKITIPLLKPIIIFTSIMSTIGTLQLFDEPMNLAAGVVTGSSVGPGNSLLTPSVYIYNICFKYAPNFGYASAVSYILVLIVAILSFIQLRTVGERE